A single region of the Deltaproteobacteria bacterium genome encodes:
- a CDS encoding LL-diaminopimelate aminotransferase, which produces MDFFRDKIANRLGGKDFGSGTEVYKFERIKRAKKEAKEKNPDIPLIDMGVGEPDKPADIGIVKVLSQEAGKPENRLYADNGIPEFQEAAASYLEKVYNVRGLNPYENILHSIGSKPALAMLALCLINPGDIALMTTPGYPVAATYTKYIGGEVYNLPLFKENDFYPDFSAIPKEVLKRAKLFYINYPNNPTGQVATDDFYKEVVEFAYKNNIVVLSDAAYAPITFDGYEPFSFLSVKGAIEVGVEVHSLSKAFNMTGWRLAFVVGNEKIIKAYGTVKDNTDSGQFRAIQKAGIYALNHPEITKGICERYSRRFDLLCTALNEVGFAAQKPQGTFYCYVQCPKGTKSGIRFENAGEVSEYLIKKALISTVPWDEAGSYLRFSVTFEADGYDEEKKIVEELKRRLLRLELTF; this is translated from the coding sequence GTGGATTTTTTTAGAGATAAAATAGCAAATCGTTTGGGTGGTAAAGATTTTGGAAGCGGGACAGAAGTTTACAAATTTGAACGGATAAAAAGGGCAAAGAAAGAAGCGAAAGAAAAGAACCCTGATATTCCTTTAATAGATATGGGTGTAGGAGAACCAGATAAACCTGCTGATATTGGTATTGTAAAAGTGCTTTCTCAGGAAGCGGGGAAGCCTGAAAATAGATTGTACGCAGATAATGGGATACCAGAATTCCAAGAAGCCGCTGCCAGCTATCTTGAGAAAGTCTATAATGTAAGAGGGTTAAATCCATATGAAAATATCTTGCACAGTATTGGATCTAAGCCTGCTTTGGCTATGCTTGCTCTCTGTTTAATAAATCCAGGCGATATTGCTCTTATGACAACTCCTGGATATCCAGTAGCAGCAACCTATACAAAATATATTGGTGGAGAAGTTTATAACCTTCCTCTGTTTAAAGAGAACGACTTCTATCCCGATTTCTCAGCCATACCAAAAGAGGTCTTAAAAAGGGCCAAGCTTTTTTATATAAATTATCCCAATAATCCTACAGGACAAGTAGCAACTGACGATTTTTATAAAGAAGTAGTTGAGTTTGCTTATAAAAATAATATTGTAGTTCTATCTGATGCAGCTTATGCACCAATTACTTTTGATGGGTATGAACCATTTAGTTTTTTATCAGTTAAGGGGGCTATAGAAGTCGGAGTAGAAGTACATTCTTTATCAAAAGCATTTAATATGACTGGTTGGAGACTTGCCTTTGTAGTAGGTAATGAAAAGATCATTAAGGCGTATGGAACTGTTAAAGATAATACGGATTCTGGTCAGTTTAGGGCTATCCAGAAGGCAGGTATATATGCTTTGAATCATCCTGAAATTACCAAAGGGATCTGTGAAAGATATTCGAGAAGATTTGATCTCTTATGTACAGCTTTAAATGAAGTGGGATTTGCAGCACAAAAGCCCCAAGGTACTTTCTATTGTTATGTTCAATGTCCTAAGGGAACAAAGTCAGGAATCAGATTTGAAAATGCTGGAGAGGTTTCTGAGTATCTAATCAAAAAGGCATTAATATCAACAGTACCATGGGATGAGGCTGGATCATATTTAAGATTTTCAGTTACATTTGAAGCAGATGGATATGATGAAGAAAAGAAGATTGTTGAGGAGTTAAAACGG
- a CDS encoding diaminopimelate epimerase, with protein sequence MEFFKYHALGNDYVVLDPSSVGSTLSSSQIRLICHRNYGVGSDGILHGPFETSECDFALRIFNPDGSEAEKSGNGLRIFSRYLWDIGLVQEEQFTILTAGGKVRSQVHEGGKIVTVEMGRVSFDSSKIPVEGKSREVINEKITLDGQELLFCAATIGNPHCVILRDEVSAEEARKWGPLVENDPRFPNRTNVQFMKVLDRANLQIEIWERGAGYTLASGSSSSAAAAVAYRLGLCGSQIAVHMPGGKIDITVSDDFSISMTGPVTKIAQGTISSEMFSQTF encoded by the coding sequence ATGGAATTTTTCAAATATCATGCACTTGGAAATGACTATGTCGTGTTAGATCCTTCCAGTGTTGGAAGTACGTTAAGCTCGTCCCAAATTCGGCTAATTTGCCATCGCAATTATGGCGTTGGTTCTGACGGTATTCTTCATGGTCCATTTGAAACTTCAGAATGTGACTTTGCCCTGCGCATTTTCAACCCCGACGGTAGCGAAGCAGAAAAGAGCGGCAATGGCTTGCGCATTTTTTCTCGGTATCTCTGGGACATAGGACTAGTTCAAGAGGAACAATTCACGATTCTGACGGCTGGGGGTAAGGTTAGATCCCAGGTCCACGAGGGGGGCAAAATTGTCACGGTCGAAATGGGTAGGGTCAGTTTTGATAGCAGCAAAATACCCGTCGAGGGAAAATCTCGGGAGGTCATAAACGAAAAAATCACCCTCGATGGGCAAGAGCTACTTTTTTGTGCTGCTACTATTGGGAATCCACATTGCGTCATCCTACGCGATGAGGTTTCCGCGGAAGAAGCCCGAAAATGGGGACCCCTGGTCGAAAATGATCCTCGTTTTCCAAATCGGACGAACGTTCAGTTTATGAAAGTTTTAGATCGTGCGAACCTTCAGATCGAAATTTGGGAACGCGGGGCAGGGTACACTTTGGCCTCGGGTAGCAGTAGCAGCGCAGCAGCAGCCGTTGCCTACCGGTTAGGGTTGTGTGGCTCTCAAATAGCTGTCCACATGCCCGGAGGGAAAATTGACATTACCGTCTCAGACGATTTTTCTATTTCAATGACCGGGCCGGTCACAAAGATCGCCCAAGGAACCATCTCATCGGAGATGTTTAGTCAGACCTTCTAA
- the hisF gene encoding imidazole glycerol phosphate synthase subunit HisF, translating to MLSKRIIICLDVKEGKTTKGIKFKGNIDVGDPVAMAKEYYEQGVDELVFYDITASSDKRDIIIDVVEKVARNIFIPFTVGGGIRSLDDMYNILNAGAEKISINAAAVLNPDLIAQGAKFFGSQCIVLGMDAKMVKSSAKVPSGYEVFINGGRTPMGIDAVEWAKKAQSLGAGEICLNSIDADGTNQGYELTLTSMISNAVSIPVIASGGAGKSEHLRDVFIKSGADAALIASMVHYNRYTVGQIKAYLAKEGIPVREVI from the coding sequence ATGCTGAGCAAAAGGATTATCATCTGCCTGGATGTCAAGGAAGGCAAGACCACTAAAGGTATCAAGTTTAAAGGAAATATAGACGTAGGCGACCCTGTGGCCATGGCCAAGGAGTATTATGAACAAGGTGTGGATGAGCTTGTCTTCTATGATATTACTGCATCATCTGATAAGAGGGATATCATTATAGATGTAGTAGAAAAGGTAGCAAGAAACATATTCATCCCATTTACTGTAGGAGGTGGGATCAGGTCACTGGATGACATGTACAATATCTTAAATGCCGGTGCAGAAAAGATAAGTATAAATGCTGCTGCTGTCCTAAACCCGGACCTCATTGCGCAAGGTGCTAAGTTCTTTGGAAGTCAGTGTATTGTTTTGGGGATGGATGCAAAGATGGTAAAAAGCAGTGCCAAGGTCCCCTCTGGATATGAAGTATTTATAAATGGTGGTAGGACACCCATGGGCATAGATGCTGTAGAATGGGCAAAAAAGGCCCAAAGCTTAGGTGCTGGTGAAATTTGCCTCAACTCCATTGATGCGGATGGCACAAACCAGGGATACGAACTTACCCTGACATCCATGATATCCAATGCTGTTTCCATACCTGTAATTGCATCCGGTGGTGCTGGTAAATCTGAACACCTAAGAGACGTATTTATAAAGTCTGGTGCAGATGCAGCGCTCATCGCCTCTATGGTTCACTATAACCGGTATACTGTAGGTCAGATAAAGGCCTACCTTGCAAAGGAAGGGATACCGGTCCGGGAGGTCATATAG
- the hisH gene encoding imidazole glycerol phosphate synthase subunit HisH: MISIIDYKAGNLTSVERALRHLGVSCKITDRAEEIISSKGVIFPGVGAAGKAMEVIRSQRLDQVIYDVITQNIPFLGICLGAQIILDKSEENDATCLKIIPGVAKRFSDIGLKIPHMGWNDVSIVHDHPILEGVNPKAQFYFVHSFYPEPDSDKDIVATTHYGIQFASIIGRGNVVATQFHPEKSGRYGLQILKNFTKWDGEL; encoded by the coding sequence ATGATTTCAATTATTGACTACAAGGCTGGAAACCTGACATCTGTGGAGAGGGCTCTAAGGCACCTCGGTGTGTCATGTAAGATTACCGACAGAGCCGAGGAGATTATCTCATCAAAGGGGGTAATATTTCCAGGGGTAGGTGCAGCGGGCAAGGCGATGGAGGTAATAAGATCCCAGAGACTTGATCAGGTTATTTATGATGTAATAACCCAAAATATACCATTTCTTGGAATATGCCTGGGCGCACAAATCATCCTGGATAAAAGCGAAGAGAATGACGCTACATGCCTGAAGATAATCCCCGGCGTTGCAAAGAGGTTTTCGGATATAGGGTTAAAGATCCCACATATGGGATGGAATGATGTCTCTATCGTGCATGATCACCCCATCCTTGAGGGTGTAAATCCAAAGGCGCAGTTCTATTTCGTACATTCTTTCTATCCAGAACCTGATAGCGATAAGGACATCGTAGCAACAACTCATTATGGTATTCAATTCGCGTCAATAATCGGACGGGGTAATGTAGTTGCCACACAATTCCATCCAGAAAAGAGTGGAAGATATGGCCTACAAATCCTAAAAAATTTTACCAAGTGGGATGGTGAATTATAA
- a CDS encoding type II toxin-antitoxin system VapC family toxin, with the protein MSAQLIGIDTGFFFSLQEGNTEAIGVMNSDATLISSTVVLSEVLRHIIRGRVASELSNLLKEAIVWVPVKEGEAEEAARISHGTGMPLVDSLILASLLRGGCSVIYTTDGHLESFGKKGLNIVNLRKQAKE; encoded by the coding sequence GTGAGCGCTCAGCTGATAGGCATTGATACCGGTTTTTTCTTCTCCCTCCAGGAAGGCAATACCGAGGCCATCGGAGTCATGAATTCTGACGCAACCCTCATATCCTCTACCGTAGTGCTATCAGAGGTCTTGAGGCATATCATCAGAGGAAGGGTAGCCTCTGAGCTTTCGAATCTCCTGAAGGAGGCCATTGTCTGGGTGCCGGTGAAAGAAGGAGAGGCCGAAGAGGCAGCCCGCATCAGCCATGGAACCGGAATGCCCCTTGTGGATTCGCTAATCCTCGCCTCCCTGCTCAGAGGAGGATGCAGCGTTATATACACCACTGATGGGCACCTTGAGTCTTTTGGAAAAAAGGGGCTTAACATAGTGAATCTAAGGAAACAAGCTAAGGAGTAA